GGCTATCGCGTGGGCGTCTACAGTTCGCCGCACCTGGTGCGCTACACCGAGCGCGTGCGCGTGCAGGGCGAAGAGCTTGCGGAAAGCCAACACACCGCCGCGTTTGCGGAGATTGAAGCCGTGCGTGGTGAAACGTCCCTCACGTACTTTGAATACGGCACGCTGTCCGCATTGTGGCTCTTTAAGCAGGCGCAGCTGGATGTCGTTATTCTCGAAGTCGGGCTCGGCGGGCGACTGGACGCCACCAACCTGGTGGATTGCGATGTGGCGGTCATCACCAGTATCGCGCTCGATCACACCGACTGGCTGGGGCCGGATCGTGAAAGCATCGGGCGCGAGAAAGCCGGTATTTTCCGTGCGGGCAAACCGGCGGTGGTGGGCGAGCCCGATATGCCGCACACCATCGCGCAGGTGGCGCAGGAGAAGGGCGCGCGGCTGCTTTGTGTGAACGACGCCTGGCGCTATGAGGCGGAACGCGACGGCTGGCGCTTTAGTGACGGCGATGGCGAACTGACTCATCTTCCGCTGCCGCAGGTGCCGCAGCCTAACGCGGCGACGGCGCTCGCCGCGCTTCGCGTAAGCGGCCTTGCGATCAGCGAGCAGGCTTACCGCGACGGCATCGCGCGCGCCACGCTGCCGGGGCGTTTCCAGATTGTGAGCGAGGCCCCGCGCATCATTCTGGATGTGGCCCATAATCCGCACGCGGCGGGCTATCTGGCGCAGCGGCTCGCGCAGTCGCCATCCGCCGGGCGCGTGCTGGCGGTTATCGGTATGCTGCATGATAAAGATATCGCCGGAACGCTCGCCTGTCTGGAGAGGGTCGTGGATAGCTGGTATTGTGCCCCTCTGGACGGGCCGCGCGGCGCCCGCGCCGAAGAGCTTGCGGAACATCTGCAGGCCAGCGCTGTCTTTGATAGCGTGGCGCAGGCCTGGCACGCGGCGCTGGCCGATGCGCAGCCTGCTGATACGGTGCTGGTATGCGGGTCGTTTCATACCGTCGCAGCGGTAATGGAAGAGATGGACGCGGGGAGACGAGGTGGCGAGTAAGTTTCAGAACCGATTAGTCGGCACAATTGTGCTGGTGGCGCTGGGGGTTATCGTGCTGCCAGGGCTGCTGGACGGCCAGAAAAAACATTATCAGGATGAGTTCGCGGCGATCCCGCTGGTGCCGAAGCCTGGCGATCGCGACGAGCCGGATATGCTGCCGGCCGCGACGCAGGCGCTGCCGTCTCAGCCGCCGGAAGGCGCGGCGGAAGAGGTTCGGGCGGGTAACGCGGCGGCGACGTCGATAGACACCACGCGGCTGCCTGCCGATACCGGCGCGGATCTGGATGAAGTGCCGGTGACGCCTGCGAAGCCGAAAGCGACAGAGCCTGCGAAAACACGGACTGCCGATAAGCCCCAGAGCAAGCCGCAGCGCGATAAAACCGATGAGCAGCTGGCGATGGTGAGCGAGGCCGAAGCGCCCGCGCCTGTGAAAAACACGCCGCCGGAGAAACCGCAAACGCCGCCTGCGGGCAAAGCGTATGTCGTGCAGCTCGGCGCGCTGAAAAATGCCGATAAAGTCAACGAAATCGTCGGCAAACTACGCTCGGCGGGTTACCGGGCGTATACGTCGCCATCCACGCCGGTGCAGGGGAAAATCACCCGCATTCTGGTAGGGCCGGAGGCGTCGAAGGATAAGTTAAAATCGTCGCTGGGCGAGCTGAACAGCCTGTCGGGGCTGAACGGCGTGATAATGAATTACAGCGTGAATTAAGCGGTCTGGCGTCTTTTTAAAGGCGCACCGAGAAACCGCATCGCGCCACAGACGGCCCGCATACGGCGCTTTTTTGCTGCCTGCGGGCGTAACGGACGGATGGCGTTGAAGATTTTTTCAACGCCATTTTTTATTAACGCGTGGAAAGGAAATCCCTACGCAAACGTTTTCTTTTTCTGTTAGAATGCGCCCCGAACCGGATGTCAGGGCGTTTTATCGTGGGACACATTCATGGTCTGGATAGATTACGCCATCATTGCAGTAGTGGGTTTCTCGTGCCTGGTCAGCCTCATCCGCGGGTTCGTGAGAGAGGCGCTGTCGCTGGTCACCTGGGGCTGTGCTTTCTTTGTCGCCAGTCATTACTACACTTACCTGGCAGTCTGGTTCACCGGCTTTGAAGACGAACTGGTACGTAATGGGATAGCTATCGCGGTGCTGTTTATCGCGACGCTTATCGTCGGTGCGATAGTCAACTATGTGATTGGCGCGCTGGTGGAGAAAACCGGCCTGTCGGGTACAGACAGGGTGTTGGGGATCTGTTTCGGCGCCTTGCGGGGCGTGCTGATTGTCGCCGCCATTCTGTTCTTTCTTGATACCTTCACGGGCCTGTCCAAAAGCGAGGACTGGCAAAAGTCGCAGCTCATCCCGCAGTTCAGTTTCATCATCAGATGGTTCTTTGACTATCTGCAAAGCTCGTCAAGTTTCCTGCCCCGGTAATCGTGCCGGGGGCGGTCTTTGAATTGAGGAAAAGACAACATGTGCGGTATTGTCGGGATCGCCGGTGTTATGCCGGTCAACCAGTCGATTTATGACGCGTTAACGGTGCTTCAGCACCGCGGGCAGGATGCCGCAGGCATCATCACCATCGATGCGAATAATTGCTTCCGTCTGCGTAAAGCGAACGGCCTGGTGAATGATGTATTCGAAGCCCGCCACATGCAGCGTCTGCAGGGCAATATGGGTATCGGTCATGTGCGCTACCCGACGGCAGGCAGCTCCAGCGCCTCCGAAGCCCAGCCGTTCTATGTGAACTCGCCCTACGGTATTACGCTTGCCCACAACGGCAACCTGACGAACGCCCATGAACTGCGCAAAATGCTCTTTGAAGAGAAGCGCCGTCATATCAACACCACCTCAGATTCTGAAATCCTGCTCAATATTTTCGCCAGCGAGCTGGATAACTTCCGTCACTACCCGCTGGAAGCGGACAACATTTTCGCGGCCATCGCGGCGATGAACCGCCTGATCCGCGGCGCTTACGCGTGCGTAGCGATGATCATCGGCCACGGCATGGTGGCGTTCCGCGACCCTAACGGTATTCGCCCGCTGGTGCTTGGCAAACGCGACGCCGGTAACGGCCGCGCCGAGTACATGGTGGCGTCCGAGAGCGTGGCGCTCGATACGCTGGGCTTTGAGTTCCTGCGCGACGTAGCGCCTGGCGAAGCGGTGTACATCAGCGAGAAAGGCCAGCTCTTTACGCGCCAGTGCGCCGACAATCCGGTCAGCAACCCGTGCCTGTTTGAGTATGTTTACTTCGCGCGCCCGGACTCCTTTATCGACAAGATTTCCGTCTACAGCGCTCGCGTGGAAATGGGCAAAAAGCTCGGCGAGAAAATCGCCCGCGAATGGGAAGATCTGGATATCGACGTGGTGATCCCGATTCCGGAAACCTCCTGCGATATCGCCCTTGAAATCGCACGCATTCTTAACAAACCCTATCGTCAGGGCTTTGTGAAAAACCGCTACGTCGGACGTACCTTTATCATGCCGGGGCAACACCTGCGCCGTAAGTCGGTGCGCCGCAAACTGAACGCTAACCGCGCCGAGTTCCGCGATAAAAACGTGCTGCTGGTGGATGACTCCATCGTGCGCGGCACCACCTCTGAGCAGATTATCGAGATGGCCCGCGAGGCGGGCGCGAAGAAGGTCTATCTGGCCTCTGCCGCGCCGGAAATTCGCTTCCCGAACGTCTACGGTATCGACATGCCGAGCGCCAACGAGCTCATCGCTCACGGTCGCGAAGTGGACGAAATCCGCCAGATAATCGGCGCAGACGGCCTGATTTTCCAGGATCTCGACGATCTTATCGAAGCCGTGCGTGCCGAGAACCCGGATATTCAGCAGTTCGAATGCTCGGTCTTTAATGGCGTTTACGTCACCAAAGATGTCGATCACCAGTACCTGGAATACCTCGAATCCCTGCGTAACGATGACGCCAAAGCGGTCATGCGCCAGAACGAAGTCGAAAACTTAGAGATGCATAACGAAGGTTAATCTTCCTGCCTGCCGTCGCCCCTTGCGCAATGCGAGGGGCGAAATCCCCGTTTGCATCTCGTCGCGTCTTGCGGCAAAGTCTCGCTCAGTGCTCCTTTTCCTGATAACTCCATGAAAAAAATCATTGTCGGCATCTCTGGCGCCAGCGGCGCGATTTACGGCATTCGCCTGTTGCAGACGCTACACGCGGTGCCGGATGTGGAAACGCATCTCATCATGAGCCAGGCGGCGCGCCAGACGCTGTCGCTTGAAACCGACATGAGCGTGCGCGACGTTCAGGCGCTGGCTGATGTAAACCACGACGCGCGCGATATCGCCGCCAGCGTTTCTTCCGGCTCGTTTAAAACCGACGGGATGATTATCCTGCCGTGTTCGATTAAAACGCTCTCCGGCATCGTGAACAGCTATACCGACGGGCTGCTGACCCGCGCGGCGGATGTGGTGTTAAAAGAGCGTCGCAGGCTGGTGTTGTGCGTACGGGAAACGCCGCTGCATCTCGGCCATTTACGTCTGATGACGCAGGCTGCGGAACTCGGCGCGATTATCATGCCGCCGATGCCCGCGTTTTATCATCGCCCGCAGACGCTGGATGATGTGATTAACCAGACGGTAAACCGCGCGCTCGATCAGCTTGATATCACGCTTCCCGCCGACCTTTTCACCCGCTGGCCAGGCGCGTAATGCACGCCACCCTGGGGCAAAGCGCAGCGCGGTGCCTCATTATGGGGCAATTCTGCAAGCGCGATCATATCCTCGACATTTAATCCCGCCTTTTGCGATTTCACGCTCAGCGTCTGCTGCGCGGAATGCTATCTTCATTCACACAACTTCATTGCAACCATTTTTTAACAAATCATGGCGGCGTATGCGGCGACGCAAAGCTGGCATGGGAAGTGCAACGTCTGGTTGCAACACACAACGCAACAGATAATAAAACAGAAAACTTGAGGGTAATGTATGAAGAAGAAGGTGCTCGCGTTCTCCTTACTGCTTGGCCTTTCCACCAGCGCCAGCGTTTTCGCCGCGCTCCCCCAGACGGTACGCATCGGTACGGATGCCACCTACGCGCCGTTCTCTTCAAAAGACGCCAAAGGCGATTTTGTCGGGTTTGATATCGATCTCGGCAACGAGATGTGTAAACGCATGCAGGTGAAATGCACCTGGGTTGGCAGCGATTTCGATTCCCTGATCCCGTCGCTTAAGGCGAAAAAAATCGACGCGATTATCTCTTCGCTCTCTATTACCGAAAAGCGCCAGAAAGAGATCGCCTTCTCTGACAAGCTTTACGCTGCAGACTCCCGCCTGATCGCCGCCAAAGGCGCGACCATTCAGCCGACCATTGAATCGCTGAAAGGCAAACATGTGGGCGTGCTCCAGGGCTCCACGCAGGAAGCCTACGCCAATGAAAAATGGCACGGGAAGGGCGTTGATGTCGTGGCGTACCAGAACCAGGATCTGATCTACTCGGATCTCTCGGCGGGCCGTCTCGATGCAGCGCTGCAGGATGAAGTGGCCGCCAGCGAAGGCTTCCTCAAACAGCCTGCCGGGAAGGATTACGCGTTTGCCGGCCCGTCGGTGAAAGACAAAAACTACTTTGGCGACGGTACCGGCGTTGGCCTGCGTAAAGAAGACGCCGAGCTGAAAGCCGCGTTCGACAAAGCGCTCGGCGAAATCCGCAAAGACGGCACCTACGACAAAATGGCGAAGAAATATTTCGACTTTAACGTCTACGGCGACTGATTGCCCGTAAGGCATTCGCCAGCCGGTCACCATGATAGTGCGTGGCTGGCTGGCGTGACGCAATCTGGTGCATCTTATGCACCAGAAAAG
The genomic region above belongs to Cronobacter malonaticus LMG 23826 and contains:
- the folC gene encoding bifunctional tetrahydrofolate synthase/dihydrofolate synthase, which encodes MEKQHLPQATSPLATWLSYLENLHGKTIDMGLERVSRVAALLDVVKPAPFVFTVAGTNGKGTTCRTLEAVLMAAGYRVGVYSSPHLVRYTERVRVQGEELAESQHTAAFAEIEAVRGETSLTYFEYGTLSALWLFKQAQLDVVILEVGLGGRLDATNLVDCDVAVITSIALDHTDWLGPDRESIGREKAGIFRAGKPAVVGEPDMPHTIAQVAQEKGARLLCVNDAWRYEAERDGWRFSDGDGELTHLPLPQVPQPNAATALAALRVSGLAISEQAYRDGIARATLPGRFQIVSEAPRIILDVAHNPHAAGYLAQRLAQSPSAGRVLAVIGMLHDKDIAGTLACLERVVDSWYCAPLDGPRGARAEELAEHLQASAVFDSVAQAWHAALADAQPADTVLVCGSFHTVAAVMEEMDAGRRGGE
- the dedD gene encoding cell division protein DedD is translated as MASKFQNRLVGTIVLVALGVIVLPGLLDGQKKHYQDEFAAIPLVPKPGDRDEPDMLPAATQALPSQPPEGAAEEVRAGNAAATSIDTTRLPADTGADLDEVPVTPAKPKATEPAKTRTADKPQSKPQRDKTDEQLAMVSEAEAPAPVKNTPPEKPQTPPAGKAYVVQLGALKNADKVNEIVGKLRSAGYRAYTSPSTPVQGKITRILVGPEASKDKLKSSLGELNSLSGLNGVIMNYSVN
- the cvpA gene encoding colicin V production protein, with the translated sequence MVWIDYAIIAVVGFSCLVSLIRGFVREALSLVTWGCAFFVASHYYTYLAVWFTGFEDELVRNGIAIAVLFIATLIVGAIVNYVIGALVEKTGLSGTDRVLGICFGALRGVLIVAAILFFLDTFTGLSKSEDWQKSQLIPQFSFIIRWFFDYLQSSSSFLPR
- the purF gene encoding amidophosphoribosyltransferase, which translates into the protein MCGIVGIAGVMPVNQSIYDALTVLQHRGQDAAGIITIDANNCFRLRKANGLVNDVFEARHMQRLQGNMGIGHVRYPTAGSSSASEAQPFYVNSPYGITLAHNGNLTNAHELRKMLFEEKRRHINTTSDSEILLNIFASELDNFRHYPLEADNIFAAIAAMNRLIRGAYACVAMIIGHGMVAFRDPNGIRPLVLGKRDAGNGRAEYMVASESVALDTLGFEFLRDVAPGEAVYISEKGQLFTRQCADNPVSNPCLFEYVYFARPDSFIDKISVYSARVEMGKKLGEKIAREWEDLDIDVVIPIPETSCDIALEIARILNKPYRQGFVKNRYVGRTFIMPGQHLRRKSVRRKLNANRAEFRDKNVLLVDDSIVRGTTSEQIIEMAREAGAKKVYLASAAPEIRFPNVYGIDMPSANELIAHGREVDEIRQIIGADGLIFQDLDDLIEAVRAENPDIQQFECSVFNGVYVTKDVDHQYLEYLESLRNDDAKAVMRQNEVENLEMHNEG
- a CDS encoding UbiX family flavin prenyltransferase, yielding MKKIIVGISGASGAIYGIRLLQTLHAVPDVETHLIMSQAARQTLSLETDMSVRDVQALADVNHDARDIAASVSSGSFKTDGMIILPCSIKTLSGIVNSYTDGLLTRAADVVLKERRRLVLCVRETPLHLGHLRLMTQAAELGAIIMPPMPAFYHRPQTLDDVINQTVNRALDQLDITLPADLFTRWPGA
- the argT gene encoding lysine/arginine/ornithine ABC transporter substrate-binding protein ArgT; the encoded protein is MKKKVLAFSLLLGLSTSASVFAALPQTVRIGTDATYAPFSSKDAKGDFVGFDIDLGNEMCKRMQVKCTWVGSDFDSLIPSLKAKKIDAIISSLSITEKRQKEIAFSDKLYAADSRLIAAKGATIQPTIESLKGKHVGVLQGSTQEAYANEKWHGKGVDVVAYQNQDLIYSDLSAGRLDAALQDEVAASEGFLKQPAGKDYAFAGPSVKDKNYFGDGTGVGLRKEDAELKAAFDKALGEIRKDGTYDKMAKKYFDFNVYGD